In Aythya fuligula isolate bAytFul2 chromosome 6, bAytFul2.pri, whole genome shotgun sequence, the following are encoded in one genomic region:
- the KMO gene encoding LOW QUALITY PROTEIN: kynurenine 3-monooxygenase (The sequence of the model RefSeq protein was modified relative to this genomic sequence to represent the inferred CDS: substituted 1 base at 1 genomic stop codon) codes for MESSNTHGKRVAIVGGGLVGALNACFFARRGFHVDVYEAREDIRMSSFARGRSINLALSHRGRQALQAVGMEEQIVSKGIPMHARRIHTPSGKKYSIPYGKKNQYILSVDRANLNRELLTAAEKYSNTRLYFGHKLMECNAKLGTLTINRXVPCKPGIKDSPASRSDQPPLEVTYDLIVGCDGAFSTVRKQFMRQTRFNYSHEYIPHGYMELTIPPRDGDFAMEPNYLHIWPRNTFMMIALPNMDKSFTCTLFMPFEEFEKLTTGEQVLDFFQTYFPDSIPLIGERELKHDYFLLPAQAMISVKCSSYHLASRCVLMGDAAHAVVPFYGQGMNAGFEDCLVFDELMDQFHNDLGACLPEFSRLRVPDDHAISDLAMYNYIEVVIALLQMREHVNSTWFIFRKRVDNFLHALMPSTIIPLYTMVTFSRIRYHKALQHWKWQKKIINRGLFIMGAAGLGGTYLLIKRLTWNSDIFIQSLWGWCHYIKSIGKFPFSTQVAQM; via the exons ATGGAGTCCAGCAACACACATGGGAAAAGAGTTGCCATTGTTGGAGGTGGTCTG GTGGGTGCATTAAATGCCTGTTTCTTTGCTAGACGAGGTTTCCATGTTGATGTTTATGAAGCCAGAGAAG ATATTCGGATGTCCAGCTTCGCCCGTGGCAGAAGCATTAACTTGGCCCTGTCCCACAGAGGACGCCAGGCCCTCCAGGCCGTGGGGATGGAAGAGCAG ATTGTGTCCAAAGGCATCCCCATGCATGCACGGAGAATACACACGCCATCTGGGAAGAAATACTCCATTCCATATGGCAAGAAGAACCAG tacATTCTCTCTGTGGACAGAGCAAACTTAAACAGAGAGCTGTTAACAG CTGCTGAGAAGTACTCCAACACTAGACTGTACTTTGGACACAAGCTCATGGAGTGCAATGCAAAGTTGGGGACGTTAACCATAAACAGGTAAGTCCCGTGCAAGCCTGGGATAAA GGACTCTCCTGCCTCCAGGTCTGACCAGCCGCCCTTGGAAGTCACCTATGATCTTATTGTGGGATGCGATGGAGCCTTCTCGACTGTCAGGAAGCAGTTCATGAGGCAAACGCGCTTCAACTACAGTCACGAGTACATCCCTCACGGCTACATGGAGCTGACCATCCCCCCGAGGGATGGAGAT TTTGCCATGGAACCAAACTACCTCCACATCTGGCCAAGAAACACCTTCATGATGATTGCACTGCCCAACATG GACAAGTCCTTCACCTGCACGCTCTTCATGCCCTTTGAGGAATTCGAGAAGCTAACGACCGGCGAGCAAGTACTGGATTTTTTCCAGACCTACTTCCCAGACTCTATCCCCCTCATCGGAGA GCGAGAGCTGAAGCACGATTACTTTTTGCTGCCAGCCCAGGCCATGATATCTGTGAAGTGTTCCTCCTACCACCTTGCTTCCCGGTGCGTGCTGATGGGAGATGCTGCTCATGCTGTTGTGCCCTTCTACGGACAAGGCATGAATGCA GGCTTTGAGGATTGTCTGGTCTTTGATGAATTAATGGACCAGTTCCACAATGACCTTG gtGCCTGCCTCCCTGAGTTCTCTAGGCTGAGGGTGCCAGATGACCATGCAATCTCAGACCTAGCCATGTACAACTACATAGAG GTGGTGATTGCTCTGTTGCAGATGCGAGAGCACGTCAATTCAACATGGTTCATTTTCCGAAAGCGGGTAGACAACTTCCTCCACGCCCTCATGCCTTCTACCATCATCCCGCTCTACACCATG GTGACCTTCAGCAGAATTCGCTACCACAAGGCACTTCAGCACtggaaatggcagaaaaag ATAATTAATCGAGGGCTCTTCATCATGGGGGCAGCAGGACTAGGCGGCACCTACCTGCTCATAAAAAGACTGACATGGAACTCAGACATCTTCATACAGAGCTTGTGGGGCTGGTGCCATTACATCAAGAGTATTGGAAAATTTCCCTTCAGCACCCAAGTGGCTCAAATGTAA
- the ITGB2 gene encoding integrin beta-2 yields MTRDCCFWLPAVTWVLLLVTMAFTMECPKIKVGTCKDCIQSGPGCAWCKKQNFTKAGEPDSIRCDTKEQLQQKGCPQSEIEFPGSEVRRTQDSALSNDIQLTPQEVHLKLRIGQPATFEVKFRRAMGYPIDLYYLMDLSYSMLDDLEKVKKLGGELLRALESTTPSRRIGFGSFVDKTVLPFVNTHPEKLQNPCPNKDKQCQPPFAFKHILSLTDNAKKFESEVGKQFISGNLDAPEGGLDAMMQAAVCGDLIGWRNVTRLLVYATDDGFHFAGDGKLGAILTPNDGQCHLEDNMYKKSNEFDYPSVGQLVQKLAENNIQPIFAVTSKMVDVYKKLSEMIPKSAVGELNEDSSNIIELIQVAYNNLSSRIILDHSTLPDVLDVKYDSICNAKKVVSDEARGQCDNVKINDEVTFRVKVTAKECIQSQSFTIRPLGFTDTLTVHLDSNCDCNCEEQPDQTACNGKGNIVCGICSCNSGYTGKNCECETKGKTSKELEGSCRKDNSSVICSGLGDCVCGQCICHTSDVPNKQIYGTFCECDNMNCEFHNGSLCGGTERGQCDCGKCRCTSEYQGSACQCKKSTEGCLNSRGNECSLRGSCHCNRCQCRGGYQPPFCEECPGCPSPCSKYVSCVECKAFQSGPLEKNCSEACKNIRYVEEPQARSRQCKEKDSKNCWISFRMSQDDGEEMYTVTVDPKKECPEPPNIGLIVGGTIAGVALIGLVLLLIWRLLTELFDRREYRRFEKEKSKAKWNEADNPLFKSATTTVVNPRFDGQ; encoded by the exons CCTTCACCATGGAGTGCCCCAAGATCAAGGTGGGGACGTGCAAGGACTGCATCCAGTCTGGCCCTGGCTGTGCCTGGTGCAAGAAGCAG AATTTCACCAAAGCTGGTGAGCCGGACTCCATCCGCTGCGACACCAAAGAGCAACTGCAGCAGAAGGGATGCCCACAGAGCGAGATTGAGTTTCCAGGCAGTGAAGTTAGAAGGACACAGGACAGTGCACTGAGCAATGATATACAGCTGACTCCCCAGGAGGTGCACCTGAAGCTGAGGATAG GGCAGCCCGCTACATTTGAAGTGAAGTTTCGCCGTGCCATGGGGTACCCCATTGATCTCTACTACCTCATGGACCTCTCCTACTCTATGCTGGATGATTTAGAGAAGGtgaagaagctgggaggggaacTACTCAGAGCACTGGAGAGTACCACACCCTCTCGACGCATAG GTTTTGGCTCCTTTGTGGACAAGACAGTTCTGCCCTTCGTCAACACACACCCTGAGAAGCTGCAGAACCCTTGCCCCAACAAGGACAAGCAGTGTCAGCCTCCCTTCGCCTTCAAGCACATCCTCTCACTGACTGACAATGCTAAGAAGTTTGAGAGCGAAGTGGGGAAGCAGTTCATCTCGGGGAACCTGGATGCCCCAGAAGGGGGGCTGGATGCCATGATGCAGGCAGCAGTGTGTGGG GACTTGATTGGCTGGCGCAATGTGACCCGCTTGCTGGTGTATGCTACCGACGACGGCTTCCACTTCGCTGGTGATGGCAAGCTCGGGGCCATTCTGACCCCCAATGACGGCCAGTGCCACTTGGAGGACAACATGTATAAAAAGAGCAATGAGTTT GACTACCCCTCTGTTGGCCAGCTGGTCCAGAAACTTGCCGAGAACAACATCCAGCCCATTTTTGCTGTCACCAGTAAGATGGTAGACGTTTACAAA AAACTCAGTGAAATGATCCCAAAGTCAGCAGTGGGGGAGCTGAATGAGGACTCCAGCAACATAATTGAACTAATTCAGGTGGCCTACAAT AACCTCTCCTCACGGATCATCCTGGACCACTCCACCCTGCCAGATGTCCTGGATGTCAAATATGACTCCATTTGCAATGCAAAGAAGGTAGTCTCAGATGAAGCAAGAGGGCAGTGTGACAACGTAAAGATCAATGACGAG GTGACCTTCAGAGTGAAGGTCACAGCAAAGGAGTGTATCCAAAGCCAGTCCTTCACTATCCGGCCGCTGGGCTTCACAGACACGCTCACCGTCCACCTAGACAGCAACTGTGACTGCAACTGCGAAGAGCAGCCTGACCAAACAGCCTGCAATGGAAAAGGCAACATCGTCTGTGGGATCTGCAG CTGCAATTCAGGCTACACGGGGAAGAACTGCGAGTGTGAAACCAAGGGCAAGACCAGCAAAGAGCTGGAAGGCAGCTGCCGGAAGGACAACAGCTCAGTCATCTGCTCAGGACTAGGGGACTGCGTGTGTGGGCAGTGCATCTGCCATACCAGCGACGTGCCCAACAAGCAGATCTACGGCACCTTCTGCGAGTGCGACAACATGAACTGCGAGTTCCACAACGGCTCCCTGTGTGGCGGCACCG AGCGAGGGCAGTGCGACTGTGGCAAGTGCAGGTGCACGTCTGAGTACCAGGGCAGCGCCTGCCAGTGCAAGAAGTCGACGGAAGGCTGTTTGAACAGCCGGGGGAACGAGTGCAGCCTCCGCGGCTCCTGCCACTGCAACCGCTGCCAGTGCCGGGGGGGCTATCAGCCCCCGTTCTGTGAGGAGTGCCCCGGCTGCCCCTCGCCCTGCAGCAAATACGT CTCCTGTGTGGAGTGCAAGGCCTTCCAGAGTGGGCCACTGGAGAAGAACTGCTCGGAGGCCTGCAAGAACATCCGATATGTTGAAGAGCCACAGGCACGGAGCCGGCAGTGCAAGGAGAAGGACTCCAAGAACTGTTGGATCTCCTTCCGCATGTCCCAGGATGACGGAGAGGAGATGTACACTGTCACTGTTGACCCTAAGAAAG AGTGCCCGGAGCCTCCCAACATCGGGCTGATTGTAGGTGGGACCATCGCCGGTGTGGCTCTCATCGGCCTGGTGCTCCTGCTGATCTGGCGGCTCCTGACAGAGCTGTTTGACCGCCGGGAGTACCGCAGGTTCGAGAAGGAGAAGTCCAAGGCCAAGTGGAATGAG GCTGATAATCCCCTATTCAAGAGTGCCACCACAACCGTCGTGAACCCCAGATTCGATGGGCAATGA